CTTTTCATAGAGGCGGAAGTAGTTCTGGAAGGTGATGGTGGCCATGGTGATATTCTCCCGCTGCACCTGAACCCCTTCCTTCGCCTCGATGGCCTGGTGTAGCCCTTCGGAGTAACGCCGGCCATGCATCATCCGCCCGGTGAACTCATCGATGATGATCACCTGTCCATCCTTGACCACGTATTCGCGGTCCCTGCGGAAGAGGATATGCGCCTTCAGGGCGCTTTCCAGGTAATACCTGAGGTGTGAGTGTTCAGGGTTTTCCCAGAAATCATGGATATTGAGTGCCCGCGCTACCTTGGCTTGGCCTTCCTCGGTGAGATTCACTGCCCTATTCCTCTCATCCACCTCATAGTCTCCCTCGGCATCCTCTATGGCGTCCTTCTTTGGACGAAGTCGAGGGGCAAGTTTGGCGAACGTGTCGTATGCCTGCGCAACCTCGGCGGGCTGCGCTCCGCTGATAATTAAGGGGGTGCGCGCCTCATCTATGAGGATGTAGTCCACCTCATCCACTATGGCATAGTGAAGGGGGCGCTGTACGCACTGGGAGAGGTCAACCACCATGTTATCCCTGAGGTAGTCGAAACCGAACTCGTTGTTGGTGCCGTAGGTAATATCTGCCGCATATGCCTGGCGGCGGGTAACCGGTCTCAGGTGCTGCCACGCTGCATCATCCGACTCGTGATCCGGGTCGAACAGGAAGGAGGCTTCATGCTGGATGCTGGCTACAGAGATGCCCAGCAGATGATAGATAGGGCCCATCCAGTGGCAGTCTCGCTTTGACAGGTAGTCGTTAACCGTGACCACGTGGGCCCCCTTGCCGGTAAGGGCGTTGAGGTAAACTGCACAAGTAGCTACCAGGGTCTTGCCCTCGCCGGTCTTCATCTCGGCGATCTTGCCCTGGTGAAGGACGATACCCCCCATAAGCTGTACGTCGAAGTGGCGCTGGCTGAGGGTGCGTTTTGCCGCCTCCCGAACCGCAGCGAAGGCCTCGGGGAGAAGCCCGTCCAGCGGTTCACCCTTCTCCAACCGGTCCCTGAAGTCATCGGTCTTTCGGCGCAGCTCATCATTGGAGAGGGATTCGAACTGGGGCTCAAGGGCGTTAATGCTCTCCACTGTGGGCTTTAGACGCCCCAGTTCCTTCTCATTGGAGTCCACCACCAGGCTGCCAAGCCACTTGAGCATGCTTATTCACCACCGATTATTCTCATGGCTTCCTCGGCCATCGATTCTAAAACCGCCACCGTTACCTCTCCCATGCCATCGACAGTGAAGGCATGGACCGAACTGGCAGCATCTGACCTCAGGATACAGGGTATGCCGTTGCTCTCCAGTAGGCCCTTTATGACGTGA
This genomic interval from Dehalococcoidia bacterium contains the following:
- a CDS encoding DUF2007 domain-containing protein, with translation MGEKLVDVYRSSGEMEAHVIKGLLESNGIPCILRSDAASSVHAFTVDGMGEVTVAVLESMAEEAMRIIGGE